One part of the Sesamum indicum cultivar Zhongzhi No. 13 linkage group LG14, S_indicum_v1.0, whole genome shotgun sequence genome encodes these proteins:
- the LOC105176887 gene encoding probable sugar phosphate/phosphate translocator At3g14410 encodes MADPNRKWLRQEFATYAYILLYIALSSGQIFFNKWVLSSKEINFPYPLGLTLLHMVFSSVLCFMLTKVLKIMKVEEGMTPDIYMSSVVPIGAMFAMTLWLGNTAYLYISVAFAQMLKAIMPVAVFILGVLAGLEVMSCRMLLIMSVISFGVLVASYGEISISWIGVVYQMGGVVGEALRLIFMEIFVKRKGLKLNPISVMYYVSPCSALCLLIPWIFLERPKMDAQGTWSFKPLILMLNSLCTFALNLSVFLVISHTSALTIRVAGVVKDWVVVLLSALLFADTKLTLINLLGYAIAIAGVAAYNNHKLKKEASRVSSDEPAQSIPLVSTSTSNQ; translated from the exons ATGGCGGATCCCAATAGGAAGTGGCTGAGACAGGAGTTCGCAACATACGCCTACATTCTCCTCTATATCGCCCTCTCCAGCGGCCAGATCTTCTTCAACAAG TGGGTTTTATCGTCGAAGGAAATTAACTTCCCATATCCTCTTGGACTGACACTGCTTCACATGGTCTTCTCTTctgttttatgttttatgcTTACCAAAGTTCTCAAG ATCATGAAAGTTGAGGAAGGAATGACACCGGATAT ATACATGTCTTCTGTTGTCCCAATTGGTGCAATGTTTGCTATGACTCTATGGCTAGGGAACACCGCTTACCTCTACATATCTGTTGCCTTTGCTCAAATGTTGAAAGCAATCA TGCCAGTTGCTGTTTTCATTCTTGGTGTATTAGCTGGACTTGAAGTGATGAGTTGCAGGATGCTTCTAATAATGTCGGTTATCAGTTTTGGGGTACTGGTAGCATCCTATGGGGAAATAAGTATAAGCTGGATAGGTGTCGTTTACCAAATGGGAGGTGTAGTTGGAGAAGCTTTGCGGCTAATATTTATGGAGATTTTTGTGAAACGGAAGGGACTCAAACTAAATCCTATCTCTGTTATGTATTACGTTAGCCCCTGCAG TGCTCTTTGCCTCTTAATCCCATGGATCTTCCTGGAGAGGCCGAAGATGGATGCACAGGGGACATGGAGCTTCAAACCTCTCATTCTGATGCTTAATTCTCTTTGTACGTTTGCCCTCAATCTCTCAGTTTTTCTTGTCATTTCACATACAAGTGCTTTGACGATTCGTGTGGCCGGTGTTGTCAAGGATTGGGTTGTAGTCCTACTATCAGCACTCCTTTTCGCAGATACAAAACTGACACTTATCAATCTCCTTGGTTATGCCATCG CAATTGCAGGGGTAGCTGCGTACAATAACCACAAGTTGAAGAAGGAAGCTTCTCGTGTTAGCTCGGACGAACCTGCTCAGTCAATTCCACTTGTTTCAACTTCAACCTCAAATCAGTGA
- the LOC105176888 gene encoding probable glutathione S-transferase, protein MDEELILLDFWSSPFATRVRIALREKGVEFKSVEEDLLGTKSQLLLEMNPVHKQVPVLIHNGKPVCESTIILQYIDEVWRDEAAPLMPSDPYERANARFWADYIDRKIYSTSRLVWMGTGEVQETAKKDIIECFKLLESELGEKPFFGGNVFGFVDVSLIPISSRFYTLEKLGNFSLADECPKLVSWAKRCMERESVSKSMPDQYKIWVQRNDVIGLFFFSVVLE, encoded by the exons ATGGATGAGGAACTGATTCTTTTGGACTTCTGGAGCAGCCCCTTTGCGACGAGGGTGAGAATAGCCCTAAGAGAGAAAGGGGTCGAGTTCAAGTCCGTAGAAGAGGATCTGCTCGGCACCAAGAGTCAACTGCTGCTAGAAATGAACCCAGTACACAAGCAAGTACCCGTCCTCATCCACAACGGGAAGCCCGTGTGTGAGTCAACCATCATCCTTCAGTACATTGATGAAGTTTGGAGAGACGAAGCAGCTCCGCTGATGCCCTCCGATCCCTATGAGAGAGCCAACGCCAGGTTTTGGGCTGACTACATTGACAGAAAG ATATACAGTACTTCAAGATTAGTGTGGATGGGAACAGGTGAAGTCCAAGAAACAGCAAAGAAAGATATAATAGAGTGCTTCAAACTGTTGGAGTCAGAGCTTGGTGAGAAGCCTTTCTTTGGGGGCAACGTCTTTGGGTTTGTTGATGTGAGTCTCATACCCATTTCTAGCCGGTTTTATACCCTGGAGAAGTTGGGCAACTTCAGTTTGGCTGACGAGTGCCCGAAACTGGTTTCGTGGGCGAAGAGGTGCATGGAGAGGGAGAGTGTGTCTAAGTCTATGCCTGATCAGTACAAG ATTTGGGTGCAGCGGAATGATGTTATTGGCTTGTTCTTCTTCTCTGTGGTTCTGGAATAA